The Magnolia sinica isolate HGM2019 chromosome 9, MsV1, whole genome shotgun sequence genome contains a region encoding:
- the LOC131256806 gene encoding uncharacterized protein LOC131256806, giving the protein MEGTLSPVFPLFSVSPHSNLSLCEKSRLPKIPLKSDHSTFQIRALDSADRNTASRVSPQRAGLSNPPRKTQKLRPEFLPRRAGHFDPARKMQNLNSEVSPHRAARTL; this is encoded by the exons ATGGAGGGAACTCTCTCTCCCGTTTTTCCTCTCTTCTCAGTTTCTCCTCACTCGAATCTCTCTCTCTGTGAGAAATCTCGTCTCCCGAAAATCCCATTGAAATCCGACCACTCTACGTTTCAAATCAGGGCCCTCGATTCAGCAGACAGAAATACAGCTTCAAGGGTTTCTCCTCAAAGAGCAG GGCTTTCAAATCCCCCGAGGAAAACACAGAAGCTGCGTCCAGAGTTTCTGCCTCGTAGAGCAG GGCATTTTGATCCTGCGAGGAAGATGCAGAATCTGAACTCGGAGGTTTCTCCTCACAGAGCTG CTAGAACTTTGTGA